The following proteins come from a genomic window of Calditrichota bacterium:
- a CDS encoding cell division protein FtsW produces the protein MREESKKYLYLAALTFALICMGLVMVYSASHPIASQKYGNSSFFLLRHFVRLIIGFVLMAIGMAVPYQNWAKFGRVLILLSFALLLLVLIPSPYRLTINYAHRWLRIGGLQFQPVDFVRLFVIFYLADVLSRKEALLGRFKEGLLPQLIVLGILLGMIMLQPDLGSTLILAIIIGILFITGGIPLKFLAPFAGIVPLGFLLMHDYQRLRIIKFVNSVIHGEPVSYQVAQSLVGLGKGGFVGVGLDNSTQKLHFLPEPFSDFIISILGEEFGFLGILVVLTIILVVIIMGYRIALRASTKEGMLMAVGITSTIALYTFVNAGVATSLLPTKGLPMPFISYGGSFQISILWGIGILMNIMKQSSDVEEVAPERGRIFRPRAAWVQK, from the coding sequence ATGCGAGAGGAATCCAAAAAATACTTGTATCTGGCAGCGCTCACATTTGCCCTTATTTGTATGGGACTTGTAATGGTGTACAGCGCCAGCCACCCGATTGCCAGTCAAAAATACGGGAATTCCAGTTTTTTCCTGCTGCGTCACTTTGTCCGGTTGATTATCGGATTTGTGTTAATGGCGATCGGTATGGCGGTTCCATATCAAAATTGGGCAAAATTCGGCCGCGTGTTGATCCTGCTCTCGTTTGCACTTTTGCTTCTGGTGCTGATTCCCAGTCCCTACCGCCTGACCATTAATTATGCGCACCGCTGGCTCAGGATCGGCGGGCTCCAATTTCAACCGGTGGATTTTGTGCGCCTTTTTGTGATTTTTTACCTGGCCGATGTTCTCTCGCGAAAAGAGGCGCTTTTGGGGCGGTTTAAAGAAGGACTCCTGCCTCAACTGATCGTACTGGGCATTCTTCTGGGAATGATTATGCTTCAACCGGACCTGGGATCGACGCTCATTCTGGCAATTATTATTGGTATTTTGTTTATCACCGGGGGCATTCCCCTCAAATTTTTGGCGCCGTTTGCAGGAATTGTTCCGCTTGGGTTCCTTCTCATGCACGATTACCAGCGGTTGAGAATCATCAAATTTGTAAACTCTGTGATTCACGGGGAACCCGTATCGTACCAGGTAGCTCAATCTCTGGTTGGTTTGGGAAAAGGCGGCTTTGTGGGGGTCGGGCTGGATAACAGCACGCAAAAATTGCACTTTTTGCCCGAGCCCTTTTCAGATTTTATCATTTCCATTCTTGGGGAAGAATTTGGGTTCTTGGGTATTCTGGTTGTACTAACCATCATTTTGGTTGTAATTATTATGGGCTACCGCATTGCCCTGCGGGCCTCTACCAAAGAGGGGATGCTTATGGCCGTTGGCATTACATCCACAATTGCGTTGTACACCTTTGTTAATGCCGGTGTGGCAACCAGTTTGCTGCCCACCAAGGGGCTCCCCATGCCATTTATCAGTTACGGCGGGAGTTTTCAGATTTCCATTCTCTGGGGGATAGGTATTTTGATGAATATTATGAAGCAGTCTTCAGATGTTGAAGAAGTGGCTCCCGAAAGAGGCCGGATATTCCGGCCCCGGGCAGCCTGGGTACAAAAATGA
- the murG gene encoding undecaprenyldiphospho-muramoylpentapeptide beta-N-acetylglucosaminyltransferase, producing the protein MKTASQKRFRFDIAGGGTGGHLFPAMAIAHEIKRRLPEAEITFWGTKRGIEAKILPTTDYSLEFIPVRGFQRRLSFGNVLFPFDLSASLMKVFRVLLSKRPKAVIGTGGYVSGPVAFVAWLLWIPVFIQEQNSYPGATTRLLARIARRVYIAFEVSKEYFANRDKLQVTGNPVRADIHRADRNEAFRRFGFSPDQPVLFVFGGSQGARRINQLLAAILPDLLEETPVQILWATGPHDFEEIREKVGTNDRVKLFDFIQDMPSAYAVSSLVISRAGATTLAELAACGLPSVLIPYPFATGGHQVFNARSFESEGAAVCLLEKDLTPESLKRTLQELLRDPEKLKRMGRSAQKLAKADAAKRIVDDIFTELKIE; encoded by the coding sequence ATGAAAACGGCCTCGCAAAAACGATTTCGATTTGACATAGCCGGTGGCGGAACCGGGGGGCATCTTTTCCCGGCGATGGCCATTGCCCATGAAATCAAGCGGAGACTTCCGGAAGCGGAAATTACGTTCTGGGGAACCAAGCGGGGGATTGAAGCGAAGATTTTGCCGACAACCGATTATTCGCTGGAATTCATTCCGGTGCGCGGATTTCAAAGGCGGCTCAGTTTCGGAAATGTGCTTTTCCCGTTTGATTTGAGTGCCAGTCTGATGAAGGTCTTCCGGGTGCTGCTTTCGAAGCGTCCGAAAGCCGTCATCGGCACGGGGGGATACGTCAGCGGTCCGGTGGCATTTGTGGCCTGGCTGCTGTGGATTCCGGTTTTTATTCAGGAACAGAACAGCTATCCGGGGGCTACTACACGGCTGCTTGCCCGAATAGCCAGGCGTGTTTACATCGCCTTCGAGGTTTCAAAAGAATATTTTGCGAACCGCGACAAACTGCAAGTCACCGGCAATCCCGTGCGGGCCGATATTCACCGCGCAGACCGGAACGAGGCCTTTCGTCGATTTGGTTTTTCGCCGGACCAGCCGGTTCTCTTTGTTTTTGGGGGAAGTCAGGGGGCGCGCCGAATCAATCAGTTGCTGGCAGCCATTTTACCGGATTTGCTCGAGGAAACACCCGTGCAGATTTTGTGGGCCACAGGCCCTCATGATTTTGAGGAGATTCGGGAAAAAGTCGGCACAAATGACCGGGTGAAATTATTTGATTTTATACAGGATATGCCGTCTGCCTATGCCGTTTCATCGCTGGTTATTTCCAGGGCGGGAGCCACTACGCTGGCTGAACTGGCTGCCTGCGGCTTGCCGTCGGTCTTGATCCCGTACCCTTTTGCAACGGGCGGTCATCAGGTTTTCAATGCCAGAAGTTTTGAATCGGAGGGTGCCGCGGTTTGTCTGCTGGAAAAGGATCTCACGCCGGAATCCCTGAAAAGAACTCTTCAGGAGCTGCTTAGGGATCCGGAGAAATTGAAAAGAATGGGACGATCGGCCCAAAAACTGGCGAAAGCAGATGCGGCAAAAAGAATCGTGGACGATATTTTTACGGAGTTGAAAATCGAATAA
- the murB gene encoding UDP-N-acetylmuramate dehydrogenase has product MDTIEALAAELTSRVRGKIKIREPFARHTSYRVGGPADIFVVPSSRDSLREVLKWTQEKRLPVFVLGKGTNLLVSDSGFRGVVVYLGTCCKDWKQDGTRVTIGSGWPLKKALERLADEGLSGYEKIYGIPGTVGGALHMNAGAFGTEIADHLVWVEIMDLSGEIHRISREDLGFGYRRGIVNPEWIILSGTFELEKDNPKKIRQSMNEVLERRRKKQPLSRASAGSVFKRPPGHYAGALIQEAGLKGFRHGRALVSRKHANFIINAGGATASEIKELIEIVRSRVFQKSGIHLELENELVGW; this is encoded by the coding sequence TTGGATACAATTGAAGCGCTTGCAGCGGAGTTAACATCCCGTGTGCGGGGCAAGATCAAAATTCGGGAACCTTTTGCCAGGCACACCTCATATCGGGTGGGCGGGCCGGCGGATATTTTTGTGGTTCCATCCAGTCGGGACAGTCTCAGGGAGGTCCTGAAATGGACGCAGGAAAAACGGCTGCCGGTGTTTGTTTTGGGGAAGGGAACCAATCTGTTGGTCAGTGATTCCGGGTTTAGAGGGGTCGTTGTTTATTTGGGAACATGCTGCAAGGACTGGAAACAGGACGGTACGCGTGTTACCATCGGCTCGGGTTGGCCTTTGAAGAAGGCACTTGAGCGCCTGGCCGATGAGGGGTTGAGCGGGTACGAAAAGATTTACGGAATTCCCGGAACAGTGGGTGGAGCCCTTCACATGAATGCAGGGGCTTTCGGAACGGAAATCGCGGACCACCTGGTGTGGGTGGAAATCATGGATTTGTCCGGGGAGATACACCGTATTTCCAGAGAAGACCTCGGATTCGGTTATCGGCGCGGGATTGTCAACCCGGAGTGGATCATTCTCTCGGGTACGTTTGAACTGGAGAAGGACAATCCGAAAAAAATCCGGCAAAGTATGAACGAAGTTCTTGAACGGCGGCGCAAAAAACAGCCCCTTTCCCGGGCGTCGGCGGGGAGTGTTTTTAAGCGTCCGCCGGGCCACTACGCCGGGGCGCTTATTCAGGAGGCCGGATTAAAGGGATTTCGCCACGGGCGGGCACTGGTTTCCAGAAAACATGCCAATTTTATCATTAATGCCGGGGGAGCAACCGCATCTGAAATAAAAGAATTAATTGAAATTGTGCGTTCCCGTGTGTTCCAAAAATCCGGAATTCATTTGGAACTTGAAAACGAATTGGTTGGCTGGTAA
- a CDS encoding FtsQ-type POTRA domain-containing protein has translation MAGHTGKQSSEAILVGHPPKRSESSRRQAGPPVAQQTAGWMRVLWSILGLTLFVLFLWGLHSWMIHSNAFLLQTIDVRGNRILDKADILKNVSFRRQTRLTDVQLSAIEKKILKNPYLKTVIVYRKYPSTLEIEVEERTPVAYVAGKRVWMIDDEGVLLPKLTGKKALALPVITHSGPFREKAGVRTKNPRLHRTVWFLSMLKALDKNLFYKINSVDYTAQKGMVVYLTEHAFPFYFGNDLDIRQIEYMKAILGKLKQERRVANVRYVDLRFANQVVVK, from the coding sequence ATGGCAGGACATACCGGAAAGCAGTCGAGTGAGGCCATTTTGGTCGGACATCCGCCTAAAAGGAGCGAGAGCAGCCGCAGGCAAGCAGGACCGCCTGTTGCTCAACAAACGGCAGGGTGGATGCGTGTGCTCTGGAGCATTTTGGGGCTAACCCTGTTTGTCTTGTTCTTGTGGGGACTGCATTCCTGGATGATCCATTCCAATGCATTTTTGCTCCAGACGATTGACGTACGGGGCAATCGTATTTTGGATAAAGCGGATATTTTGAAAAATGTTTCTTTCAGGCGGCAGACCCGATTGACCGATGTACAGCTTTCTGCAATCGAAAAAAAAATCCTGAAAAATCCTTATTTAAAAACGGTCATTGTGTACAGAAAATATCCGTCAACATTGGAGATTGAAGTGGAAGAACGAACACCCGTTGCGTATGTGGCCGGGAAAAGGGTGTGGATGATTGATGATGAAGGGGTGCTTCTGCCGAAACTAACCGGGAAAAAGGCCCTGGCGCTGCCGGTTATTACGCACAGCGGCCCGTTCCGGGAAAAGGCCGGTGTTCGGACCAAAAACCCCCGGTTGCATCGGACGGTCTGGTTCTTGTCAATGCTGAAGGCTCTGGATAAAAATTTGTTTTACAAGATAAATTCGGTGGATTACACGGCACAAAAGGGAATGGTCGTTTATCTGACGGAGCATGCGTTTCCGTTCTATTTTGGCAACGATCTGGACATCCGTCAGATTGAGTACATGAAAGCCATCTTGGGGAAATTAAAGCAAGAGCGCCGTGTGGCTAACGTACGCTATGTAGATCTCCGTTTTGCTAATCAGGTGGTTGTAAAGTAA
- the ftsA gene encoding cell division protein FtsA encodes MTDRGNGTARKERNFEKSTTLSPRKKTKSVSHKILTGLDIGTSKIGAIIAEVDNPDDVKIVGVGVSPSDGLRRGVVVNLEKTVQSIKRAINEAQLMAGTEVGPVYVGIAGDHIHSFNSRGVVAVSGPDHEIKSDDIRRVIDAAKAVSLPIDREIIHVIPQEFIVDDQDNIKDPVGFSGVRLEAEVHIVTGAVTSAQNIYRCVERAGLNVQNLVLEPLASSYAVLGEDEKEIGVGLIDLGGGTTDIALFFEGSIRHTAVIGLGGRNVTNDIAQGLRTPVDQAEKIKRKFGAALPRSDDQNHLIEVPGVGGRPATRVPRRYLTSIIQPRVEEILTLARREIQRSDYRDFLNAGLVLTGGGSLLEGMVELAEQIFDMPVKAGIPQGFGGLVGLARTPIHSTGVGLIYYGIRHGSEEFVAVDEDGGNGDNHLFNKIVRTMKRWVTEYF; translated from the coding sequence ATGACAGATAGAGGTAATGGAACCGCGCGCAAGGAACGAAACTTTGAGAAAAGCACGACTCTGTCGCCGAGGAAAAAGACGAAAAGCGTATCGCACAAAATCCTTACCGGACTGGACATCGGTACCAGTAAGATTGGAGCCATTATTGCCGAAGTGGATAACCCGGACGATGTTAAAATCGTCGGTGTCGGCGTTTCTCCTTCGGATGGTTTGCGGCGGGGCGTGGTGGTGAATCTGGAAAAGACCGTGCAGTCCATTAAGCGGGCCATCAACGAGGCGCAGCTCATGGCCGGGACCGAAGTGGGCCCGGTGTATGTAGGAATTGCCGGTGACCATATTCACAGTTTCAACAGCCGGGGGGTTGTGGCGGTTTCCGGGCCGGATCACGAAATTAAATCGGATGATATTCGCCGGGTCATTGATGCTGCCAAAGCCGTATCGCTGCCAATCGACCGAGAAATTATTCATGTGATTCCCCAGGAATTCATCGTGGATGATCAGGACAATATCAAGGATCCGGTGGGATTTTCCGGCGTCCGTCTGGAAGCCGAAGTGCATATTGTGACCGGCGCCGTGACATCGGCACAGAATATTTACCGGTGCGTAGAACGGGCAGGATTGAATGTCCAGAATTTGGTGCTGGAACCGCTGGCCTCCAGTTACGCGGTTCTGGGAGAGGATGAAAAAGAAATCGGTGTTGGATTAATTGATCTGGGGGGCGGCACTACGGATATTGCTCTGTTTTTTGAAGGGAGTATTCGCCACACCGCTGTAATTGGGCTGGGCGGGCGAAATGTAACCAACGACATTGCTCAGGGACTTCGCACGCCGGTGGATCAGGCCGAGAAAATTAAGCGAAAATTTGGAGCCGCTTTGCCACGATCCGACGATCAGAATCACTTGATTGAGGTCCCCGGTGTGGGCGGACGCCCGGCAACCCGTGTTCCCAGGCGCTACCTGACCTCGATAATCCAGCCCCGGGTCGAGGAAATCCTTACCCTGGCCAGGCGGGAAATTCAGCGTTCCGATTACCGGGATTTTCTCAATGCAGGTCTTGTTCTAACCGGGGGTGGTTCCTTGCTGGAAGGAATGGTGGAACTGGCCGAACAGATTTTCGATATGCCGGTGAAGGCCGGTATTCCGCAGGGTTTCGGCGGGCTGGTGGGGCTGGCACGGACCCCCATTCATTCCACGGGTGTGGGACTGATCTATTACGGAATCCGCCACGGCTCTGAGGAATTTGTGGCCGTTGACGAGGACGGTGGTAACGGAGACAATCACCTGTTCAATAAAATCGTTCGCACAATGAAACGGTGGGTCACGGAATATTTTTAG
- the ftsZ gene encoding cell division protein FtsZ, with translation MPLTFEYDSLADQSAKMKVIGVGGAGGNAINRMIESELKGVDFLAINTDLQALNTNKSKNKIQIGKKLTKGLGAGANPDVGQKAIEEDRESVEAALQDVDMVFITAGMGGGTGTGAAPIVAEIAKELGALTVAIVTKPFQFEGVKRMKRAMEGIRRLREKVDTLIIIPNQRLFSIVPKGTPLLEAFRMADDVLLHATKGISDLITEPGLINLDFADVRTVMAEMGDALMGTGISTGQDRAQEAAMRAISSPLLEDVSISGAQGVLINITGGLDLSLDDVNNATSIIFEAAGPDANIIFGAILDENIQDEVRVTVIATGLNDGASAQSAEEDRNVLELFGTRRKVLDIPTFKRREKPAFPFETSKESPEDETRTASDDYLDIPTFLRKKQAQD, from the coding sequence ATGCCCCTGACCTTTGAATACGACAGCTTAGCCGACCAGTCCGCCAAGATGAAAGTGATTGGCGTGGGTGGTGCCGGTGGAAACGCGATCAATCGAATGATTGAATCGGAATTGAAGGGTGTTGATTTTCTGGCGATCAATACCGATCTTCAGGCCCTCAACACAAACAAATCGAAAAATAAGATTCAGATTGGGAAAAAGCTCACAAAGGGTCTGGGTGCCGGAGCAAATCCCGATGTGGGACAAAAGGCCATCGAAGAAGACCGCGAATCTGTGGAAGCGGCCCTCCAGGATGTGGACATGGTTTTTATTACGGCCGGCATGGGGGGCGGAACCGGAACCGGGGCGGCCCCGATTGTGGCTGAAATTGCCAAAGAATTGGGCGCCTTAACCGTTGCGATCGTAACCAAGCCCTTCCAATTCGAGGGAGTTAAACGGATGAAACGGGCGATGGAAGGCATCCGCCGCTTGCGGGAGAAAGTCGACACGCTGATTATTATTCCCAATCAGCGTCTTTTTTCCATCGTGCCGAAAGGAACCCCCTTGCTGGAAGCCTTCCGGATGGCTGATGACGTGCTGCTCCATGCAACGAAGGGCATTTCCGATCTCATCACTGAACCCGGTCTCATTAATCTGGATTTCGCCGATGTGCGCACGGTTATGGCGGAGATGGGCGACGCGCTGATGGGAACGGGTATTTCCACCGGTCAGGACCGCGCTCAGGAAGCGGCCATGCGTGCCATTTCCAGCCCCCTTTTGGAAGATGTGTCCATCTCCGGTGCACAGGGTGTTCTCATCAATATTACCGGCGGGTTGGACCTTTCTCTGGACGATGTGAACAATGCCACCTCGATCATTTTTGAAGCGGCCGGCCCCGATGCAAACATCATTTTTGGGGCTATTCTGGATGAAAATATTCAGGATGAAGTGCGTGTAACGGTAATTGCTACCGGGCTAAACGATGGGGCCTCTGCCCAAAGCGCCGAAGAGGATCGAAACGTGCTGGAGCTTTTCGGAACGCGGCGCAAGGTTCTGGATATTCCCACATTCAAACGAAGGGAAAAACCGGCCTTTCCGTTCGAAACCTCGAAAGAATCGCCGGAAGACGAAACGCGGACAGCCTCGGATGATTATCTTGACATCCCGACCTTTCTGAGGAAAAAACAGGCACAGGACTGA
- the rpmB gene encoding 50S ribosomal protein L28 yields MAKRCEVCGKGPIVGNTVSHAHNLTKRRWLPNLQRVRVRLENGTVKRMMVCTECIRSGRVTKAA; encoded by the coding sequence ATGGCAAAGCGTTGTGAAGTTTGCGGCAAAGGGCCAATAGTTGGCAATACCGTGAGCCACGCTCATAATTTGACCAAACGACGGTGGTTACCGAATTTGCAACGGGTTCGTGTTCGTCTTGAAAACGGAACGGTCAAACGAATGATGGTTTGTACCGAGTGTATTCGGTCAGGACGGGTTACCAAAGCCGCCTGA
- the dusB gene encoding tRNA dihydrouridine synthase DusB, with translation MEKEFLKIKITNPAFLAPMAGFTDQPFRRICKRLGAGFLFGEFVSADGLVYESRKTFALLDFLEEEHPFAIQIFGSDPGIMARAARIVRRFEPDVLDINYGCPVKKVVKRGAGAALLRDLNRLEDIAKAVVDASEAPVTAKIRIGWSKDEIVAVEVSQRLERAGIQAVTVHARTQTMGYSGRAVWPVIAEVKRAVSIPVLGNGDIWQASDAVRMFRETGCDFVMVGRGAIGNPWIFREIGTLLGDGTEHPSPTLQERGEICLQHFGWALEFYGRQKGVFEMRKHLAAYTKGLPGASRFRAQLMALTQPETIIREIRIFFGM, from the coding sequence GTGGAAAAAGAATTTTTAAAAATCAAAATTACAAATCCGGCATTTTTAGCGCCGATGGCCGGTTTTACCGATCAGCCTTTCCGCCGCATCTGCAAAAGATTGGGGGCCGGGTTTCTTTTTGGTGAATTCGTCAGTGCCGACGGCCTGGTGTACGAAAGCCGGAAGACCTTCGCATTGCTGGATTTTTTGGAGGAAGAGCACCCCTTTGCCATTCAAATATTTGGCAGTGATCCCGGAATTATGGCCCGCGCGGCCCGAATCGTTCGTCGTTTTGAGCCGGATGTGCTGGACATCAATTATGGCTGCCCTGTAAAAAAGGTGGTAAAACGGGGAGCCGGTGCCGCCCTGCTGCGGGATCTGAATCGCCTGGAAGATATTGCCAAAGCGGTTGTGGATGCTTCGGAAGCTCCCGTAACGGCCAAAATCCGGATTGGCTGGTCGAAGGACGAGATTGTGGCGGTTGAGGTGTCACAGCGTTTGGAACGGGCGGGTATTCAGGCCGTTACGGTTCATGCCCGCACGCAAACCATGGGATATTCCGGCCGTGCGGTCTGGCCGGTGATTGCAGAGGTGAAACGGGCGGTATCCATTCCGGTGCTGGGGAATGGTGATATCTGGCAGGCCTCCGATGCCGTCAGAATGTTCCGCGAAACCGGCTGTGATTTTGTGATGGTAGGCCGGGGTGCCATCGGAAATCCCTGGATTTTTCGGGAAATAGGAACTTTGCTGGGGGACGGAACAGAACATCCCTCCCCGACTTTACAGGAAAGAGGCGAAATTTGCCTTCAGCATTTTGGCTGGGCTCTGGAATTTTATGGGCGTCAGAAGGGGGTCTTTGAGATGAGGAAGCATCTGGCCGCCTACACTAAGGGACTGCCGGGAGCCAGCCGGTTTCGGGCACAGCTAATGGCCCTGACCCAGCCCGAAACAATCATTCGTGAAATAAGGATATTTTTTGGAATGTGA